The Diadema setosum chromosome 12, eeDiaSeto1, whole genome shotgun sequence genome has a segment encoding these proteins:
- the LOC140235839 gene encoding uncharacterized protein, protein MQEIQCWRKIPLKKELQKLSKRKKMKDPSLVDCHLTLVFNQKTLLQMVRHYTLHQEKRQKKLSLKKYFQARIFNCDRRFAQNIDYIFYAQYRAEAQEVGDSISLSLRKGKSQSVTAGEVKEKCIARDDLGIYFLHKIRGSPAYFNKLFYDLHGMIRQLGPCTWFITLSTADLKWPDLAQVIAKQQGKTVTDEDVKALSWEEKCRYLRSDPVTAARHFDSRVQHFFKYILMNKQLNPLGEIVDYKYRIEYQHRGSPHVHMLAWVKNAPTFEENDENEIKEFIEGKMSCQYPDDDPEMSNLLHLVQRHTHSQACNKNGKSFHFPRPPLNQTVVFKPLESIPTEGEKKVFTNALTAVLDQLKDVNQQTTLDDVLRKCNVSEETYLKALHWKQTKGGQPAVLLKRTPYECNVNNYNFMLMKSWEANLDVQFVTNVYSCVMYLASYISKPEKTLGDVLKAVSKSSKHLGTKQTMKNVAHKFLTHREVSAQEATYRLLSLPLTRGSRQVVFVPTDLPQNRTRLLKPMAIINTMNDEDPDVFQTGLVEKYAARPDELEGLCLADFAAKYKTYQQSKGSDEEDDHTDEKERDHLSAIIKLQDNMGNMSKRGTPAIIRSHQWSLKKQSEEYYHSQLMLYFPWRNEIQDLFQDSYKQSYEAKYEDLKRNKEMYEHHAEELADVLEDIEQNGIPEDSWVNVAPQTEQARMEEQMEGRQTDESLHNAFDTEATNTAQADTGSVPHEYDVSTEVVIQDEWIKIIMSLNPKQYELHNFIVNWSSAVALSRKEKPLHIFLTGGAGVGKSFLVRTIVQKIKRMFARSGKDRDGHILVCAPTGAAAYNIAGHTCHAAFKLPIQKRKDDDYIPLLQKN, encoded by the exons ATGCAAGAGATTCAGTGTTGGAGAAAGATACCCCTGAAGAAGGAACTGCAGAAGTTGAGcaagaggaagaagatgaaagatCCAAGTTTAGTGGACTGCCACTTGACTCTTGTATTCAACCAAAAGACTTTGTTGCAGATGGTCAGACACTACACATTGCACCAGGAGAAG AGGCAGaagaaattgtcactgaaaaaGTACTTTCAAGCTAGAATATTTAATTGTGACAGAAGATTTGCCCAGAACATTGATTATATCTTCTACGCACAATACAGAGCTGAAGCTCAAGAAGTTGGAGATAGCATTAGTTTGAGTCTACGAAAAGGAAAATCACAAAGTGTCACTGCAGGGGAAGTGAAAGAGAAATGCATTGCGAGAGATGATCTGGGGATCTACTTCCTTCACAAGATCAGAGGATCTCCAGCATATTTCAATAAGCTCTTCTATGATCTTCATGGCATGATCAGACAGCTCGGACCATGCACGTGGTTCATAACTCTCTCCACTGCAGACCTGAAATGGCCAGATTTGGCTCAAGTTATTGCCAAGCAACAAGGTAAAACTGTCACCGATGAAGATGTCAAAGCTTTGTCATGGGAAGAGAAGTGTAGATATCTGCGATCAGACCCTGTTACAGCTGCAAGGCATTTTGACTCGAGGGTTCAACATTTCTTCAAGTATATTCTTATGAACAAGCAACTTAACCCTCTTGGCGAAATAGTGGATTATAAGTACCGAATCGAGTATCAACACAGGGGATCACCACATGTGCACATGCTCGCCTGGGTTAAAAATGCCCCTACTTTTGAGgagaatgatgaaaatgaaatcaaagagTTCATCGAAGGCAAGATGTCCTGTCAATATCCAGACGATGATCCTGAAATGTCTAATCTGCTACACCTCGTACAACGACACACCCACTCACAAGCCTGCAACAAAAATGGGaagtcatttcattttccaagACCACCACTTAATCAAACTGTTGTCTTCAAGCCCCTGGAATCAATACCAACGGAAGGGGAGAAGAAAGTGTTCACTAATGCTTTGACGGCTGTCCTCGATCAGTTGAAAGATGTGAATCAACAAACTACTTTGGATGATGTGCTGAGGAAATGCAATGTCTCTGAAGAAACGTACCTGAAAGCCCTCCACTGGAAACAAACTAAAGGAGGACAACCTGCAGTTCTTCTGAAAAGGACACCATACGAATGCAATGTCAATAACTACAATTTCATGCTAATGAAGAGCTGGGAGGCCAACTTGGATGTACAGTTCGTAACAAATGTATACTCATGTGTCATGTATCTTGCCTCCTATATCTCAAAACCGGAAAAGACATTGGGAGATGTACTAAAAGCAGTGAGTAAAAGTTCTAAGCATCTAGGAACAAAACAAACCATGAAGAATGTGGCACATAAATTCCTGACACATAGGGAAGTGAGTGCCCAAGAAGCCACATACAGACTGCTGTCATTACCTTTGACCCGTGGCTCCAGACAAGTAGTCTTTGTCCCTACTGATCTACCTCAAAACAGAACTCGACTTCTCAAGCCAATGGCTATCATCAACACCATGAATGATGAGGATCCAGATGTGTTCCAGACTGGTCTTGTGGAAAAATATGCTGCTAGACCAGACGAATTGGAGGGCTTGTGTCTGGCAGACTTTGCTGCAAAATACAAGACATACCAACAGAGTAAGGGAAGTGACGAGGAAGATGACCATACTGATGAGAAAGAACGTGACCATCTATCTGCAATCATCAAATTGCAGGATAATATGGGAAATATGAGTAAAAGAGGTACACCAGCCATCATCCGAAGTCATCAGTGGTCCTTAAAGAAACAATCTGAAGAGTACTATCATTCCCAGTTGATGCTGTACTTCCCTTGGCGAAATGAGATACAAGATCTGTTCCAGGATTCATACAAACAGAGCTATGAGGCTAAGTATGAAGACTTGAAAAGGAACAAAGAGATGTATGAACATCATGCTGAAGAACTTGCTGATGTATTGGAAGACATTGAACAAAATGGAATTCCAGAGGACAGTTGGGTGAATGTAGCCCCACAAACTGAACAAGCCAGAATGGAGGAACAAATGGAAGGCAGGCAGACAGATGAAAGTTTACACAATGCATTTGACACAGAAGCTACTAATACTGCTCAAGCTGACACTGGCAGTGTTCCACATGAATATGATGTATCAACAGAGGTTGTCATCCAGGATGAATGGATAAAGATAATCATGTCACTAAATCCCAAACAATATGAGCTGCACAACTTCATTGTAAACTGGTCATCAGCAGTAGCTttgtcaagaaaagaaaagccgCTCCATATCTTCCTGACAGGTGGAGCTGGAGTAGGCAAATCCTTCCTCGTCAGAACAATTGTACAGAAAATCAAACGTATGTTTGCAAGAAGTGGGAAAGACAGAGACGGGCACATCTTGGTCTGTGCACCAACAGGCGCAGCTGCGTACAACATAGCCGGGCATACCTGCCATGCAGCCTTTAAACTTCCAATCCAAAAAAGGAAAGATGATGATTACATTCCTCTACTACAGAAAAACTAG